A window of Lagenorhynchus albirostris chromosome 11, mLagAlb1.1, whole genome shotgun sequence contains these coding sequences:
- the HDAC10 gene encoding polyamine deacetylase HDAC10 isoform X2, producing the protein MGTALVYHEDMTAARLLWDDPECEIECPERLTTALERLQQRGLEQRCLQLAAREASEAELGLVHSPEYVALVRGTQALGTGELQTLSGQYDAVYFHPSTFHCARLAVGAALQLVDAVLAGAVRNGLALVRPPGHHSQRAAANGFCVFNNVAIAARHAQRQHGLHRILIVDWDVHHGQGIQYIFEDDPSVLYFSWHRYEHGRFWPYLRESDADAVGQGPGLGFTVNLPWNQVGMGNADYVAAFLHVLLPVAFEFNPELVLVSAGFDSAIGDPEGQMQATPECFAHLTQLLQVLAGGRVCAVLEGGYHLESLSQSVCMMVQALLGDPAPPLSGPMVPHGSALESIQSVRVAQAPHWMSLQQQEGRPSSLLLTGRPEFKAAATQDVAALSSLLDQPRLNPTPPVRTAVALAAPDAALALPSDVLCEEGSAPQEETQAWARPHEALAQDRALTALGKVLYLLDRILDGQVSSGVAATPARAASAALDVAIRRGLSHGAQRLLCLAVGQLDRPPDLTDDGRNLWLNIGGKEAAAPSMFHVSVPLPGTTGGFLSCVLALVLPLAYSFQPDLVLVALGPAHGLRDPQAALLAALLRGPAGGRVLALVDEECTPQLVVVLARVLHGEAAPSLGPASTASPEDAQALVQLRGHLEPRWKMLQAASEAGGPGSG; encoded by the exons ATGGGGACCGCACTTGTATACCACGAGGACATGACAGCTGCCCGGCTGCTCTGGGACGA CCCCGAGTGCGAGATCGAGTGCCCGGAGCGCCTGACCACAGCCCTGGAACGCCTGCAGCAGCGTGGCCTGGAGCAAAGGTGTCTGCAGCTGGCAGCCCGGGAGGCCTCGGAGGCGGAACTGGGCCTGGTGCACAG CCCGGAGTATGTGGCCCTGGTGCGGGGGACCCAGGCCTTGGGCACCGGGGAGCTCCAGACCCTGTCTGGACAGTACGATGCCGTCTACTTCCACCCG AGTACCTTCCACTGTGCCCGGCTGGCTGTGGGGGCGGCGCTGCAGCTGGTGGATGCAGTGCTGGCGGGAGCTGTGCGCAACGGGCTCGCCCTGGTGAG GCCTCCTGGGCACCATAGCCAGAGGGCTGCCGCCAATGGATTCTGCGTGTTCAACAACGTGGCCATAGCGGCCAGACATGCCCAGCGGCAGCACGGGCTGCACAG GATCCTCATCGTTGACTGGGATGTCCACCATGGCCAGGGCATCCAGTATATCTTTGAGGACGACCCCAG CGTCCTTTATTTCTCCTGGCACCGCTATGAGCACGGGCGCTTCTGGCCCTATCTCCGAGAGTCAGATGCAGACGCTGTTGGGCAGGGCCCGGGCCTTGGCTTCACTGTCAACCTGCCCTGGAACCAG GTCGGGATGGGAAATGCTGACTACGTGGCCGCCTTCCTGCACGTGCTGTTGCCTGTGGCCTTTGAG TTCAACCCTGAGCTGGTCCTAGTCTCCGCGGGATTTGACTCAGCCATCGGGGATCCCGAG GGACAGATGCAGGCCACGCCAGAGTGCTTTGCCCACCTCACGCAGCTGCTGCAGGTGCTGGCTGGTGGCCGGGTCTGCGCTGTGCTGGAG GGTGGCTACCACCTGGAGTCACTCTCACAGTCCGTGTGCATGATGGTGCAAGCGCTGCTGGGCGACCCTGCCCCGCCCCTGTCGGGGCCCATGGTGCCGCATGGCAG CGCCCTGGAGTCCATCCAGAGTGTCCGGGTAGCCCAGGCCCCTCACTGGATGAGCCTCCAGCAGCAAG AGGGGAGGCCCTCGTCTCTGCTGCTGACCGGGAGGCCCGAATTCAAGGCAGCGGCAACCCAGGACGTGGCTGCCCTGAGCTCCCTCCTGGACCAGCCGCGCCTCAATCCCACGCCCCCCGTACGCACGGCTGTTGCCTTGGCTGCGCCAGAtgctgccctggccctgccctctgACGTCCTCTGTGAGGAGGGGTCAGCCCCACAGGAGGAGACGCAGGCCTGGGCCAG GCCACATGAGGCCCTGGCCCAGGACAGGGCCCTCACTGCACTCGGGAAAGTCCTGTACCTTTTGGACAGGATCCTGGATGGGCAG GTGAGCAGTGGCGTTGCAGCCACCCCAGCCCGTGCTGCATCTGCCGCCCTGGATGTGGCCATTCGGCGTGGCCTGTCCCACGGAGCCCAGAG GCTGCTTTGTCTGGCTGTGGGGCAGCTGGATCGGCCCCCAGATCTCACGGATGACGG GAGGAATCTATGGCTGAACATTGGGGGCAAGGAGGCAGCTGCCCCGTCCATGTTCCACGTCTCTGTGCCACTGCCAGGG ACGACTGGAGGGTTTCTGAGCTGTGTCCTGGCCCTGGTGCTGCCCCTGGCCTACAGCTTCCAGCCTGACCTGGTGCTGGTGGCGCTGGGGCCCGCCCATGGCCTGCGGGACCCCCAAGCTGCACTCCTGGCTGCGCTGCTTCGGGGCCCAGCGGGGGGCCGGGTCTTGGCCCTTGTAGATGAG GAATGCACACCCCAGCTTGTGGTGGTCCTGGCCAGGGTGTTGCATGGCGAGGCAGCCCCCAGCCTGGGTCCCGCCTCCACGGCCTCCCCAGAGGACGCGCAGGCCCTGGTGCAGCTGAGAGGGCATCTGGAGCCACGGTGGAAGATGCTGCAGGCGGCCAGTGAGGCTGGGGGGCCAGGCTCAGGCTGA
- the HDAC10 gene encoding polyamine deacetylase HDAC10 isoform X6: MGTALVYHEDMTAARLLWDDPECEIECPERLTTALERLQQRGLEQRCLQLAAREASEAELGLVHSPEYVALVRGTQALGTGELQTLSGQYDAVYFHPSTFHCARLAVGAALQLVDAVLAGAVRNGLALVRPPGHHSQRAAANGFCVFNNVAIAARHAQRQHGLHRILIVDWDVHHGQGIQYIFEDDPSVLYFSWHRYEHGRFWPYLRESDADAVGQGPGLGFTVNLPWNQVGMGNADYVAAFLHVLLPVAFEFNPELVLVSAGFDSAIGDPEGQMQATPECFAHLTQLLQVLAGGRVCAVLERPGVHPECPGSPGPSLDEPPAARPHEALAQDRALTALGKVLYLLDRILDGQVSSGVAATPARAASAALDVAIRRGLSHGAQRLLCLAVGQLDRPPDLTDDGRNLWLNIGGKEAAAPSMFHVSVPLPGTTGGFLSCVLALVLPLAYSFQPDLVLVALGPAHGLRDPQAALLAALLRGPAGGRVLALVDEECTPQLVVVLARVLHGEAAPSLGPASTASPEDAQALVQLRGHLEPRWKMLQAASEAGGPGSG; this comes from the exons ATGGGGACCGCACTTGTATACCACGAGGACATGACAGCTGCCCGGCTGCTCTGGGACGA CCCCGAGTGCGAGATCGAGTGCCCGGAGCGCCTGACCACAGCCCTGGAACGCCTGCAGCAGCGTGGCCTGGAGCAAAGGTGTCTGCAGCTGGCAGCCCGGGAGGCCTCGGAGGCGGAACTGGGCCTGGTGCACAG CCCGGAGTATGTGGCCCTGGTGCGGGGGACCCAGGCCTTGGGCACCGGGGAGCTCCAGACCCTGTCTGGACAGTACGATGCCGTCTACTTCCACCCG AGTACCTTCCACTGTGCCCGGCTGGCTGTGGGGGCGGCGCTGCAGCTGGTGGATGCAGTGCTGGCGGGAGCTGTGCGCAACGGGCTCGCCCTGGTGAG GCCTCCTGGGCACCATAGCCAGAGGGCTGCCGCCAATGGATTCTGCGTGTTCAACAACGTGGCCATAGCGGCCAGACATGCCCAGCGGCAGCACGGGCTGCACAG GATCCTCATCGTTGACTGGGATGTCCACCATGGCCAGGGCATCCAGTATATCTTTGAGGACGACCCCAG CGTCCTTTATTTCTCCTGGCACCGCTATGAGCACGGGCGCTTCTGGCCCTATCTCCGAGAGTCAGATGCAGACGCTGTTGGGCAGGGCCCGGGCCTTGGCTTCACTGTCAACCTGCCCTGGAACCAG GTCGGGATGGGAAATGCTGACTACGTGGCCGCCTTCCTGCACGTGCTGTTGCCTGTGGCCTTTGAG TTCAACCCTGAGCTGGTCCTAGTCTCCGCGGGATTTGACTCAGCCATCGGGGATCCCGAG GGACAGATGCAGGCCACGCCAGAGTGCTTTGCCCACCTCACGCAGCTGCTGCAGGTGCTGGCTGGTGGCCGGGTCTGCGCTGTGCTGGAG CGCCCTGGAGTCCATCCAGAGTGTCCGGGTAGCCCAGGCCCCTCACTGGATGAGCCTCCAGCAGCAAG GCCACATGAGGCCCTGGCCCAGGACAGGGCCCTCACTGCACTCGGGAAAGTCCTGTACCTTTTGGACAGGATCCTGGATGGGCAG GTGAGCAGTGGCGTTGCAGCCACCCCAGCCCGTGCTGCATCTGCCGCCCTGGATGTGGCCATTCGGCGTGGCCTGTCCCACGGAGCCCAGAG GCTGCTTTGTCTGGCTGTGGGGCAGCTGGATCGGCCCCCAGATCTCACGGATGACGG GAGGAATCTATGGCTGAACATTGGGGGCAAGGAGGCAGCTGCCCCGTCCATGTTCCACGTCTCTGTGCCACTGCCAGGG ACGACTGGAGGGTTTCTGAGCTGTGTCCTGGCCCTGGTGCTGCCCCTGGCCTACAGCTTCCAGCCTGACCTGGTGCTGGTGGCGCTGGGGCCCGCCCATGGCCTGCGGGACCCCCAAGCTGCACTCCTGGCTGCGCTGCTTCGGGGCCCAGCGGGGGGCCGGGTCTTGGCCCTTGTAGATGAG GAATGCACACCCCAGCTTGTGGTGGTCCTGGCCAGGGTGTTGCATGGCGAGGCAGCCCCCAGCCTGGGTCCCGCCTCCACGGCCTCCCCAGAGGACGCGCAGGCCCTGGTGCAGCTGAGAGGGCATCTGGAGCCACGGTGGAAGATGCTGCAGGCGGCCAGTGAGGCTGGGGGGCCAGGCTCAGGCTGA
- the HDAC10 gene encoding polyamine deacetylase HDAC10 isoform X7 has translation MGTALVYHEDMTAARLLWDDPECEIECPERLTTALERLQQRGLEQRCLQLAAREASEAELGLVHSPEYVALVRGTQALGTGELQTLSGQYDAVYFHPSTFHCARLAVGAALQLVDAVLAGAVRNGLALVRPPGHHSQRAAANGFCVFNNVAIAARHAQRQHGLHRILIVDWDVHHGQGIQYIFEDDPSVLYFSWHRYEHGRFWPYLRESDADAVGQGPGLGFTVNLPWNQVGMGNADYVAAFLHVLLPVAFEFNPELVLVSAGFDSAIGDPEGQMQATPECFAHLTQLLQRPGVHPECPGSPGPSLDEPPAARPHEALAQDRALTALGKVLYLLDRILDGQVSSGVAATPARAASAALDVAIRRGLSHGAQRLLCLAVGQLDRPPDLTDDGRNLWLNIGGKEAAAPSMFHVSVPLPGTTGGFLSCVLALVLPLAYSFQPDLVLVALGPAHGLRDPQAALLAALLRGPAGGRVLALVDEECTPQLVVVLARVLHGEAAPSLGPASTASPEDAQALVQLRGHLEPRWKMLQAASEAGGPGSG, from the exons ATGGGGACCGCACTTGTATACCACGAGGACATGACAGCTGCCCGGCTGCTCTGGGACGA CCCCGAGTGCGAGATCGAGTGCCCGGAGCGCCTGACCACAGCCCTGGAACGCCTGCAGCAGCGTGGCCTGGAGCAAAGGTGTCTGCAGCTGGCAGCCCGGGAGGCCTCGGAGGCGGAACTGGGCCTGGTGCACAG CCCGGAGTATGTGGCCCTGGTGCGGGGGACCCAGGCCTTGGGCACCGGGGAGCTCCAGACCCTGTCTGGACAGTACGATGCCGTCTACTTCCACCCG AGTACCTTCCACTGTGCCCGGCTGGCTGTGGGGGCGGCGCTGCAGCTGGTGGATGCAGTGCTGGCGGGAGCTGTGCGCAACGGGCTCGCCCTGGTGAG GCCTCCTGGGCACCATAGCCAGAGGGCTGCCGCCAATGGATTCTGCGTGTTCAACAACGTGGCCATAGCGGCCAGACATGCCCAGCGGCAGCACGGGCTGCACAG GATCCTCATCGTTGACTGGGATGTCCACCATGGCCAGGGCATCCAGTATATCTTTGAGGACGACCCCAG CGTCCTTTATTTCTCCTGGCACCGCTATGAGCACGGGCGCTTCTGGCCCTATCTCCGAGAGTCAGATGCAGACGCTGTTGGGCAGGGCCCGGGCCTTGGCTTCACTGTCAACCTGCCCTGGAACCAG GTCGGGATGGGAAATGCTGACTACGTGGCCGCCTTCCTGCACGTGCTGTTGCCTGTGGCCTTTGAG TTCAACCCTGAGCTGGTCCTAGTCTCCGCGGGATTTGACTCAGCCATCGGGGATCCCGAG GGACAGATGCAGGCCACGCCAGAGTGCTTTGCCCACCTCACGCAGCTGCTGCAG CGCCCTGGAGTCCATCCAGAGTGTCCGGGTAGCCCAGGCCCCTCACTGGATGAGCCTCCAGCAGCAAG GCCACATGAGGCCCTGGCCCAGGACAGGGCCCTCACTGCACTCGGGAAAGTCCTGTACCTTTTGGACAGGATCCTGGATGGGCAG GTGAGCAGTGGCGTTGCAGCCACCCCAGCCCGTGCTGCATCTGCCGCCCTGGATGTGGCCATTCGGCGTGGCCTGTCCCACGGAGCCCAGAG GCTGCTTTGTCTGGCTGTGGGGCAGCTGGATCGGCCCCCAGATCTCACGGATGACGG GAGGAATCTATGGCTGAACATTGGGGGCAAGGAGGCAGCTGCCCCGTCCATGTTCCACGTCTCTGTGCCACTGCCAGGG ACGACTGGAGGGTTTCTGAGCTGTGTCCTGGCCCTGGTGCTGCCCCTGGCCTACAGCTTCCAGCCTGACCTGGTGCTGGTGGCGCTGGGGCCCGCCCATGGCCTGCGGGACCCCCAAGCTGCACTCCTGGCTGCGCTGCTTCGGGGCCCAGCGGGGGGCCGGGTCTTGGCCCTTGTAGATGAG GAATGCACACCCCAGCTTGTGGTGGTCCTGGCCAGGGTGTTGCATGGCGAGGCAGCCCCCAGCCTGGGTCCCGCCTCCACGGCCTCCCCAGAGGACGCGCAGGCCCTGGTGCAGCTGAGAGGGCATCTGGAGCCACGGTGGAAGATGCTGCAGGCGGCCAGTGAGGCTGGGGGGCCAGGCTCAGGCTGA
- the HDAC10 gene encoding polyamine deacetylase HDAC10 isoform X4, translated as MGTALVYHEDMTAARLLWDDPECEIECPERLTTALERLQQRGLEQRCLQLAAREASEAELGLVHSPEYVALVRGTQALGTGELQTLSGQYDAVYFHPSTFHCARLAVGAALQLVDAVLAGAVRNGLALVRPPGHHSQRAAANGFCVFNNVAIAARHAQRQHGLHRILIVDWDVHHGQGIQYIFEDDPSVLYFSWHRYEHGRFWPYLRESDADAVGQGPGLGFTVNLPWNQVGMGNADYVAAFLHVLLPVAFEFNPELVLVSAGFDSAIGDPEGQMQATPECFAHLTQLLQVLAGGRVCAVLEGGYHLESLSQSVCMMVQALLGDPAPPLSGPMVPHGSALESIQSVRVAQAPHWMSLQQQGVAPVLSPRPYSPEGRPSSLLLTGRPEFKAAATQDVAALSSLLDQPRLNPTPPVRTAVALAAPDAALALPSDVLCEEGSAPQEETQAWARPHEALAQDRALTALGKVLYLLDRILDGQVSSGVAATPARAASAALDVAIRRGLSHGAQRLLCLAVGQLDRPPDLTDDGFQPDLVLVALGPAHGLRDPQAALLAALLRGPAGGRVLALVDEECTPQLVVVLARVLHGEAAPSLGPASTASPEDAQALVQLRGHLEPRWKMLQAASEAGGPGSG; from the exons ATGGGGACCGCACTTGTATACCACGAGGACATGACAGCTGCCCGGCTGCTCTGGGACGA CCCCGAGTGCGAGATCGAGTGCCCGGAGCGCCTGACCACAGCCCTGGAACGCCTGCAGCAGCGTGGCCTGGAGCAAAGGTGTCTGCAGCTGGCAGCCCGGGAGGCCTCGGAGGCGGAACTGGGCCTGGTGCACAG CCCGGAGTATGTGGCCCTGGTGCGGGGGACCCAGGCCTTGGGCACCGGGGAGCTCCAGACCCTGTCTGGACAGTACGATGCCGTCTACTTCCACCCG AGTACCTTCCACTGTGCCCGGCTGGCTGTGGGGGCGGCGCTGCAGCTGGTGGATGCAGTGCTGGCGGGAGCTGTGCGCAACGGGCTCGCCCTGGTGAG GCCTCCTGGGCACCATAGCCAGAGGGCTGCCGCCAATGGATTCTGCGTGTTCAACAACGTGGCCATAGCGGCCAGACATGCCCAGCGGCAGCACGGGCTGCACAG GATCCTCATCGTTGACTGGGATGTCCACCATGGCCAGGGCATCCAGTATATCTTTGAGGACGACCCCAG CGTCCTTTATTTCTCCTGGCACCGCTATGAGCACGGGCGCTTCTGGCCCTATCTCCGAGAGTCAGATGCAGACGCTGTTGGGCAGGGCCCGGGCCTTGGCTTCACTGTCAACCTGCCCTGGAACCAG GTCGGGATGGGAAATGCTGACTACGTGGCCGCCTTCCTGCACGTGCTGTTGCCTGTGGCCTTTGAG TTCAACCCTGAGCTGGTCCTAGTCTCCGCGGGATTTGACTCAGCCATCGGGGATCCCGAG GGACAGATGCAGGCCACGCCAGAGTGCTTTGCCCACCTCACGCAGCTGCTGCAGGTGCTGGCTGGTGGCCGGGTCTGCGCTGTGCTGGAG GGTGGCTACCACCTGGAGTCACTCTCACAGTCCGTGTGCATGATGGTGCAAGCGCTGCTGGGCGACCCTGCCCCGCCCCTGTCGGGGCCCATGGTGCCGCATGGCAG CGCCCTGGAGTCCATCCAGAGTGTCCGGGTAGCCCAGGCCCCTCACTGGATGAGCCTCCAGCAGCAAG GTGTGGCCCCTGTACTGAGTCCCAGGCCCTACTCCCCAGAGGGGAGGCCCTCGTCTCTGCTGCTGACCGGGAGGCCCGAATTCAAGGCAGCGGCAACCCAGGACGTGGCTGCCCTGAGCTCCCTCCTGGACCAGCCGCGCCTCAATCCCACGCCCCCCGTACGCACGGCTGTTGCCTTGGCTGCGCCAGAtgctgccctggccctgccctctgACGTCCTCTGTGAGGAGGGGTCAGCCCCACAGGAGGAGACGCAGGCCTGGGCCAG GCCACATGAGGCCCTGGCCCAGGACAGGGCCCTCACTGCACTCGGGAAAGTCCTGTACCTTTTGGACAGGATCCTGGATGGGCAG GTGAGCAGTGGCGTTGCAGCCACCCCAGCCCGTGCTGCATCTGCCGCCCTGGATGTGGCCATTCGGCGTGGCCTGTCCCACGGAGCCCAGAG GCTGCTTTGTCTGGCTGTGGGGCAGCTGGATCGGCCCCCAGATCTCACGGATGACGG CTTCCAGCCTGACCTGGTGCTGGTGGCGCTGGGGCCCGCCCATGGCCTGCGGGACCCCCAAGCTGCACTCCTGGCTGCGCTGCTTCGGGGCCCAGCGGGGGGCCGGGTCTTGGCCCTTGTAGATGAG GAATGCACACCCCAGCTTGTGGTGGTCCTGGCCAGGGTGTTGCATGGCGAGGCAGCCCCCAGCCTGGGTCCCGCCTCCACGGCCTCCCCAGAGGACGCGCAGGCCCTGGTGCAGCTGAGAGGGCATCTGGAGCCACGGTGGAAGATGCTGCAGGCGGCCAGTGAGGCTGGGGGGCCAGGCTCAGGCTGA